The nucleotide window TATAGGAACGATGTCTAAAAAAACAGATAAGGGTTATAACCTAATAAGTGGAAAAGTGTACTATGAATCGAAAACTGAAATCTGGAATTTTTCTGAAGATGTAACTCTTTCTGATGACAAAACGCAAATAAATGGGCCGACAGGTGTATATGACACTAAAAATGGCGATATCTTTTTGCCAAATGGAGGCATAATAAAATGGAGAGATTAGCCTCTAAAGAAAAATTCAGAATTGTTTATTTTTTTTGTTTCTTATTTTTTTTCTTTCTTTTGTCTCCAACATGTAAGACGGAGGCTAATCATACTGAAATATTAAAATTTGAAGATATATTATTATCATCAAATGATGCGGAGTTGGAAGTTGATTTTAACAGTGATGTATGGTCTCCCCCTACAGAGGATTCTGTTATTTCTGATGATTTAGTTATAAACGACACTATTACAGATCCGTTACAAATTGATGCAGATATAATTGAATACAATGAGCAGTCAGGGGTGGCAACAGCCAAGGGCAACGTTAAGGTAAAAAATAAAAACCTGATTTTAACATCCCCATATGTTGAATATGAGTTGACCAATGCAATCATAGACGCGGTTTCTGATGAGAACAACAGAGTAACGATTGCAACAGGGAAAGACCATCTTGTAGGCGATCATCTGAGGTACAACTTAAATACGAGACAAGGTGTCTTAACAAAAGCTTCGGGAAAAGCGGAAGCTCTCTTTATGCGTGGAGAATCTGTTTATATAATGTCGTCTGATGAAGCCAAAAAGCAAGGTATAATTTCAACTAAAAAGGGACGTTACACAAAAGACGAGAATATCGCTAAATGGATGAATGTATCAAGTACAACTTGTGATTTTGACACTCCACATTACAGGTTGGAAACAAAAAGAGCTGTAATTATCCCAAATCAAAAGATAATAATGAAACGTCCCAAATTCTATATGGGAAAATCAAAACTTTTTACCTATCCATTTGATTTAATAATAGCGTTAAAAAAACGAGAACAAAGCATTATGCCATTTTTGTTATTTGATACGTACACGGGACTAGGTGCAGGAATAAGAGGCAATTTGGATTTCGATAAATACGGAGAATTAAATATTGCCGCTATTGGTTGGACAAAAGGTGAATGGGAAGCAAAAGTAAGATACCAAAAAGAAATAGTAGATCGTTTATGGCTATTCGCTCAGTCAGACCGACTTTATAATAGGGATGAGAAAGTTACTCTCTGGCGACCTCAATGGGGTGCTGAATATGCAACGAGAAGTGGTTGGAATGCAAAACTTTTATTCAGTCAAAGAGAGCTTATTGAGACGACTATGCGTCCGGGGGTAGACCAGAGATTTAACGTATGGAAGGACCCAGAAATTAGGCTAACATCTCCTTGGTATGGTCCTAATTTTTCTAAATTAAGTTTTTCAGCCGTTCATGGAAGGTACCAAGATAATACGTACATTACAAATCCTTGGGTAAAAAGATATGGATTAATTGCTGATATGAGAGGCAATCCAGATGTAAGCTGGAATAATTTTAAACCATATTATGGAGCTCGCTACACATATTATGATTATGATTCAGGTGTTAGAAAACAGAAGATTACTGACGCATGGGCAGGAATGCGCTGGAACATAGGATCTTTTAAATTTGTTAGTCAATATGCACAACGTTGGGTAGACGGTGATTCCAGTTTGACTTGGGATAGATACGCAAAAAGGCGAGATTTTTATCAATTGGTATCCTTTCCTCTTCCAATCGGGAAGTCATGGGAAAAGTGGGATTTCTCTGTTGCGGGGACATATAGTCTTGAGACTGAACAGATAGCAGAAGTATTTTACAGACTTAATTACAACAAGCACTGTGTAACTTGGCAATTCTGGGTGAGAGATAAAGTGGCTAGTAATGAAAAGCAGATGGGGCTGACTTTTTTTATCAACGCTTTCCCTGAGTATAAAATAGGACTTGGTTCTGATGCTTTAGGTAGTAGGTCTACAGGGTTTTAATTTTTAAAACGTGGGACATTATTAGTATAATTCATTAAAGATAATAAATCTCGGAGTTGATTGATATGAAAGTTGTTGTAGTGTGTGGCGGAACCAGTCCGGAAAGAGAAGTTTCTTTAAAGTCCGGCAGTACAGTATACGAAAAACTTAATGAAGTTGGCTTAGACGCTATAAAAATAGATGTTACATCTCCTTCCAAATTTCTAAAAGAATGGAGATCTTATCAAGCAGAAGGGGTTTATATTGCTTTACATGGAGGTTGGGGAGAAAACGGTTACATTCAGGCTTGTTTAAACTTATTTGGCATACCTTATACTGGTTCTGGTCCTGAAGCATCAATGTATGCAATGGATAAAAGCACTGCTAAATTATTCTTTGAAAGAGATGGAATTAATACACCCGAAGGTGTTTCTTTGCTTAAAGGAGAACAAAATACTGAGTTGGCCATAAAACTGCTTGAAAAATATGGAGAAATAATTGTAAAACCCAATAGTGGTGGAAGCACTGTTGGTGTAACAAAATTAACGAATACAGAGGAAATCTTACCCGCACTTAATTTGGCTTGGGAAAGCGAAGAAAAAGCGTTAGTAGAGGCGTACATTCCCGGGAAAGAAGCTACTGTAACGGTATTTGAGAAAGAAGATGCCACTGTAATAGCGTTACCCACCATAGAAATTAGACCAAAAGAAGGATTTTACGATTACACGAATAAATATACAGCAGGTTGTACAGAGTACCTATGCCCAGCGACGTTTCCAAAAGATATAGATAAAGAAATGTTTAATATGGCAGTCGCTGCCCATAAAAGTTTAGGCTGTAGAAGTTTTAGCAGAGTAGACTTTAGGGTAACTGAAGAAGGAACTCCTTACGTATTAGAAGTCAACACGATTCCAGGTATGACGTCAACGAGCTTAGTTCCTATGGCAGTTAAAGCATATGGCATGGACCTTCCCGAGTTTTTAAGTGAAGTAGTAACAACATCATTTAAAATAAACAGAGCTATATAACTATAGTAAAAATGAGTTGAATCCGGGATACAAACATCTCCCGAATTCAACTCACATTTACAAAAATATTAGTTAAAATTAAGCAAGGCTTATTTTTAAGATTTTAAGATGTCTTATACCACGAGGTGTTCTCGCAATAACCTCGCTGCCATTTTTTTGTCCAAAGACTGCTTTACCTACTGGGCTTGATGCGGAAATTCTATTTTCCTTAATATCTGCTTCTTCTGTGCCTACTAAGGTATAGGTGTATGTTTTTTTGTTGTCTAAGTCTTTTAAGGTAACAGTAGTGCCAATATTAGCTGTACTTGTATCAATATTTTTAGAATCTATTATTTGAGCTTTACTTAGCTGATACTCAAGTAAGAGAATTCTGGTTTCAAGTTTACCTTGTTCATCTTTCGCTGCATGATACTCGGCATTCTCGCTTAGGTCACCAAATCCGCGTGCTTCTTCTAAACTAGCAGCTATGTTTGCCCGTCCTTCTCCACGCAATTCTATTAGCTCAGCTTTTAATTTATCATATCCCTGTCTGGTCATTATGACCTTATCTTCTGAAGGCTTTGTTATCATAATAAAAACACCACCAATGTATAATTATTTATTAAATATAGTTTTGCTTGATTATTTATAATGCAGCGAGCATTCTAGCAGAAAACGGGAAAAATATCAAACCTATTTTATACATCTAGAAATTAAGGTGATTTTTATATTTATCTTTATATAACTTGACAATATAAAAACGTAGTAGTATAAATACACAAGCGTATAAAAGCATATCTTTGCAATGATGGGGCCATTTAAGAATATCGGTGTATATCAGAGATGGATTCTCGACTTAAGGTCGGCTGTAAGGGATTCTTATTCATCTTTCTTAATAACCACCCCGGAGCAGTTGTCGAAGCCACCAAAGGATAAGGCAACGGGAGGTGCCCCTTATAGCACAATGAGGGTTGAGTTTTTTTCAACTAATTTGGAGTGGAACCGCGGATAATCAAGTCGCCTCCTGAAATTATTCAGAGGCGACTTTTTTCTATAATTTAAGGAGGAATTTTTATGGGAGTAATACAAAAATTTAAAAATCTATTACCTATAACAGAAAAGACTCCAAGAATAACTTTAGGCGAGGGTTCTACGCCTTTTGTTCATCTGGATGCAATTAGCAGCCTGCTTGAAATAGAGCTTTGGGGTAAGCTAGAAGGTTCAAATCCCTCGGGCTCATTTAAAGACAGAGGCATGGTAATGGCAGTTGCCAGAGCTCTTGAAGATGGAGCCAAAGCAGTAGTTTGTGCTTCTACAGGGAACACATCTGCTTCTGCTGCAGCATATGCAGCTGCAGCAGGAATTCCTT belongs to Synergistaceae bacterium and includes:
- a CDS encoding D-alanine--D-alanine ligase codes for the protein MKVVVVCGGTSPEREVSLKSGSTVYEKLNEVGLDAIKIDVTSPSKFLKEWRSYQAEGVYIALHGGWGENGYIQACLNLFGIPYTGSGPEASMYAMDKSTAKLFFERDGINTPEGVSLLKGEQNTELAIKLLEKYGEIIVKPNSGGSTVGVTKLTNTEEILPALNLAWESEEKALVEAYIPGKEATVTVFEKEDATVIALPTIEIRPKEGFYDYTNKYTAGCTEYLCPATFPKDIDKEMFNMAVAAHKSLGCRSFSRVDFRVTEEGTPYVLEVNTIPGMTSTSLVPMAVKAYGMDLPEFLSEVVTTSFKINRAI
- the greA gene encoding transcription elongation factor GreA, translated to MTRQGYDKLKAELIELRGEGRANIAASLEEARGFGDLSENAEYHAAKDEQGKLETRILLLEYQLSKAQIIDSKNIDTSTANIGTTVTLKDLDNKKTYTYTLVGTEEADIKENRISASSPVGKAVFGQKNGSEVIARTPRGIRHLKILKISLA